In Ptychodera flava strain L36383 chromosome 21, AS_Pfla_20210202, whole genome shotgun sequence, a genomic segment contains:
- the LOC139121403 gene encoding sodium/potassium/calcium exchanger 5-like isoform X1 — translation MYRAHRLIPFFSRSDMYRRHHDWRCKAPDTGKLVAICSLFSWFTAAAVLYVVRIYTEDVAFPIRHERSASLNSATADTRYFNISGTIVVNSTSSGDEFCVSAIDNFPPGAFDEQQLKSGAVVIPLLVAAYMVLALTIACDEYFVPSMQCVCESLSLEPDVAGATFMAVSSSAPEFFTAIVGIVMEESDISLGTILGSIAFNVLFILGILGLVFGSSPKLSWWPMIRDLVCYVISVIALTVVIMDGRVYWYEALIMIAMYVGYVLLMHFNASMRQTAETFVESCWTGKKAETDDELRTLNVKANGIVKTESVFSSSTCNNGAITIELDSASHTEKELKDENKDNSCTPRPPDGIMARVGWTFTIPIRVAFCLTIPDCTKPRWRKFYMLTIVMTACWLGALSYILIWMATIAGTIFGMPDSVMALIFLGAGSSVPDLVASFLVAKKGGWDMAVANCLGSNIFEVLLCLSIPWIFAAVTVSEHCVQFISEGMSFISVMLILVIVVTWFIIACNGWKLDRKLGVLNMFLYVAFTAGTLLFSVYVAPSILPSCG, via the exons ATGTACAGAGCACATAGACTCATTCCGTTTTTCAGCCGTTCAGACATGTACAGGCGTCATCATGATTGGCGTTGTAAGGCACCAGACACCGGGAAACTCGTTGCGATTTGCTCGCTCTTTTCCTGGTTTACAGCTGCCGCCGTACTCTACGTTGTCAGAATTTATACTGAGGATGTCGCATTTCCGATTCGACACGAGCGATCCGCCTCTCTCAACAGTGCCACGG CCGACACACGATATTTCAATATCTCGGGGACGATAGTAGTAAATTCTACATCTTCAGGTGACGAATTCTGTGTCAGTGCGATAGATAACTTCCCACCGGGCGCATTTGATgagcagcaactgaaatctGGAGCTGTTGTTATACCGTTACTGGTGGCGGCATACATGGTCTTGGCCCTGACAATCGCATGTGACGAATACTTCGTGCCGAGCATGCAATGCGTCTGTGAAA GTTTAAGTCTAGAACCTGACGTAGCCGGAGCAACATTTATGGCCGTAAGCAGCTCCGCTCCGGAATTTTTCACAGCCATCGTAG GCATTGTGATGGAAGAGAGCGATATCAGTCTGGGAACAATACTTGGCTCCATTGCGTTTAATGTCCTCTTCATTCTTGGCATTCTAGGATTGGTGTTCGGCTCG TCGCCAAAACTGTCTTGGTGGCCGATGATTCGTGATTTGGTTTGTTACGTGATTAGTGTCATCGCACTGACAGTGGTTATTATGGATGGAAGAGTTTATTG GTACGAGGCATTGATTATGATAGCAATGTACGTTGGCTATGTGTTATTGATGCATTTCAACGCGTCCATGAGGCAGACTGCTGAAACATTCGTCGAAAGCTGCTGGACGGGCAAGAAGGCTGAAACTGACGACGAACTGCGAACCCTGAACGTGAAAGCAAACGGGATCGTTAAGACAGAATCAGTCTTCTCATCGTCGACTTGCAATAACGGTGCCATCACTATTGAACTCG ACTCTGCGTCGCATACCGAGAAAGAActaaaagatgaaaacaaagaTAACAGCTGTACACCTCGTCCACCGGACGGAATCATGGCACGAGTCGGTTGGACTTTTACCATACCAATCAGAGTGGCATTCTGTCTGACCATACCGGACTGTACCAAACCAAGGTGgagaaaattttacatgttgACGATAGTGATGACAGCTTGTTGGTTAGGAGCACTGTCCTATATATTGATATGGATGGCAACTATTGCGG GCACTATATTTGGAATGCCAGATTCCGTTATGGCGCTAATCTTCCTCGGTGCTGGCAGCAGTGTCCCTGATCTCGTGGCAAGTTTTCTAGTCGCCAAGAAAG GTGGTTGGGACATGGCAGTTGCTAATTGTCTAGGCAGCAATATATTTGAGGTGCTTCTATGTCTGTCTATACCGTGGATTTTCGCCGCTGTGACTGTGTCTGAACATTGTGTGCAGTTCATTTCGGAGGGGatgtcgttcatatccgttatGTTGATCCTCGTCATCGTGGTCACGTGGTTCATCATCGCTTGCAACGGCTGGAAGTTGGACCGCAAACTTGGCGTTCTCAACATGTTCCTATACGTGGCATTCACAGCGGGGACACTTCTCTTCAGCGTGTATGTTGCTCCAAGCATCCTTCCCAGCTGTGGTTAG
- the LOC139121403 gene encoding sodium/potassium/calcium exchanger 5-like isoform X2: MYRAHRLIPFFSRSDMYRRHHDWRCKAPDTGKLVAICSLFSWFTAAAVLYVVRIYTEDVAFPIRHERSASLNSATGDEFCVSAIDNFPPGAFDEQQLKSGAVVIPLLVAAYMVLALTIACDEYFVPSMQCVCESLSLEPDVAGATFMAVSSSAPEFFTAIVGIVMEESDISLGTILGSIAFNVLFILGILGLVFGSSPKLSWWPMIRDLVCYVISVIALTVVIMDGRVYWYEALIMIAMYVGYVLLMHFNASMRQTAETFVESCWTGKKAETDDELRTLNVKANGIVKTESVFSSSTCNNGAITIELDSASHTEKELKDENKDNSCTPRPPDGIMARVGWTFTIPIRVAFCLTIPDCTKPRWRKFYMLTIVMTACWLGALSYILIWMATIAGTIFGMPDSVMALIFLGAGSSVPDLVASFLVAKKGGWDMAVANCLGSNIFEVLLCLSIPWIFAAVTVSEHCVQFISEGMSFISVMLILVIVVTWFIIACNGWKLDRKLGVLNMFLYVAFTAGTLLFSVYVAPSILPSCG, from the exons ATGTACAGAGCACATAGACTCATTCCGTTTTTCAGCCGTTCAGACATGTACAGGCGTCATCATGATTGGCGTTGTAAGGCACCAGACACCGGGAAACTCGTTGCGATTTGCTCGCTCTTTTCCTGGTTTACAGCTGCCGCCGTACTCTACGTTGTCAGAATTTATACTGAGGATGTCGCATTTCCGATTCGACACGAGCGATCCGCCTCTCTCAACAGTGCCACGG GTGACGAATTCTGTGTCAGTGCGATAGATAACTTCCCACCGGGCGCATTTGATgagcagcaactgaaatctGGAGCTGTTGTTATACCGTTACTGGTGGCGGCATACATGGTCTTGGCCCTGACAATCGCATGTGACGAATACTTCGTGCCGAGCATGCAATGCGTCTGTGAAA GTTTAAGTCTAGAACCTGACGTAGCCGGAGCAACATTTATGGCCGTAAGCAGCTCCGCTCCGGAATTTTTCACAGCCATCGTAG GCATTGTGATGGAAGAGAGCGATATCAGTCTGGGAACAATACTTGGCTCCATTGCGTTTAATGTCCTCTTCATTCTTGGCATTCTAGGATTGGTGTTCGGCTCG TCGCCAAAACTGTCTTGGTGGCCGATGATTCGTGATTTGGTTTGTTACGTGATTAGTGTCATCGCACTGACAGTGGTTATTATGGATGGAAGAGTTTATTG GTACGAGGCATTGATTATGATAGCAATGTACGTTGGCTATGTGTTATTGATGCATTTCAACGCGTCCATGAGGCAGACTGCTGAAACATTCGTCGAAAGCTGCTGGACGGGCAAGAAGGCTGAAACTGACGACGAACTGCGAACCCTGAACGTGAAAGCAAACGGGATCGTTAAGACAGAATCAGTCTTCTCATCGTCGACTTGCAATAACGGTGCCATCACTATTGAACTCG ACTCTGCGTCGCATACCGAGAAAGAActaaaagatgaaaacaaagaTAACAGCTGTACACCTCGTCCACCGGACGGAATCATGGCACGAGTCGGTTGGACTTTTACCATACCAATCAGAGTGGCATTCTGTCTGACCATACCGGACTGTACCAAACCAAGGTGgagaaaattttacatgttgACGATAGTGATGACAGCTTGTTGGTTAGGAGCACTGTCCTATATATTGATATGGATGGCAACTATTGCGG GCACTATATTTGGAATGCCAGATTCCGTTATGGCGCTAATCTTCCTCGGTGCTGGCAGCAGTGTCCCTGATCTCGTGGCAAGTTTTCTAGTCGCCAAGAAAG GTGGTTGGGACATGGCAGTTGCTAATTGTCTAGGCAGCAATATATTTGAGGTGCTTCTATGTCTGTCTATACCGTGGATTTTCGCCGCTGTGACTGTGTCTGAACATTGTGTGCAGTTCATTTCGGAGGGGatgtcgttcatatccgttatGTTGATCCTCGTCATCGTGGTCACGTGGTTCATCATCGCTTGCAACGGCTGGAAGTTGGACCGCAAACTTGGCGTTCTCAACATGTTCCTATACGTGGCATTCACAGCGGGGACACTTCTCTTCAGCGTGTATGTTGCTCCAAGCATCCTTCCCAGCTGTGGTTAG
- the LOC139121403 gene encoding sodium/potassium/calcium exchanger 5-like isoform X3 — MYRAHRLIPFFSRSDMYRRHHDWRCKAPDTGKLVAICSLFSWFTAAAVLYVVRIYTEDVAFPIRHERSASLNSATEADTRYFNISGTIVVNSTSSGDEFCVSAIDNFPPGAFDEQQLKSGAVVIPLLVAAYMVLALTIACDEYFVPSMQCVCESLSLEPDVAGATFMAVSSSAPEFFTAIVGIVMEESDISLGTILGSIAFNVLFILGILGLVFGSSPKLSWWPMIRDLVCYVISVIALTVVIMDGRVYWYEALIMIAMYVGYVLLMHFNASMRQTAETFVESCWTGKKAETDDELRTLNVKANGIVKTESVFSSSTCNNGAITIELDSASHTEKELKDENKDNSCTPRPPDGIMARVGWTFTIPIRVAFCLTIPDCTKPRWRKFYMLTIVMTACWLGALSYILIWMATIAGTIFGMPDSVMALIFLGAGSSVPDLVASFLVAKKGGWDMAVANCLGSNIFEVLLCLSIPWIFAAVTVSEHCVQFISEGMSFISVMLILVIVVTWFIIACNGWKLDRKLGVLNMFLYVAFTAGTLLFSVYVAPSILPSCG; from the exons ATGTACAGAGCACATAGACTCATTCCGTTTTTCAGCCGTTCAGACATGTACAGGCGTCATCATGATTGGCGTTGTAAGGCACCAGACACCGGGAAACTCGTTGCGATTTGCTCGCTCTTTTCCTGGTTTACAGCTGCCGCCGTACTCTACGTTGTCAGAATTTATACTGAGGATGTCGCATTTCCGATTCGACACGAGCGATCCGCCTCTCTCAACAGTGCCACGG AAGCCGACACACGATATTTCAATATCTCGGGGACGATAGTAGTAAATTCTACATCTTCAGGTGACGAATTCTGTGTCAGTGCGATAGATAACTTCCCACCGGGCGCATTTGATgagcagcaactgaaatctGGAGCTGTTGTTATACCGTTACTGGTGGCGGCATACATGGTCTTGGCCCTGACAATCGCATGTGACGAATACTTCGTGCCGAGCATGCAATGCGTCTGTGAAA GTTTAAGTCTAGAACCTGACGTAGCCGGAGCAACATTTATGGCCGTAAGCAGCTCCGCTCCGGAATTTTTCACAGCCATCGTAG GCATTGTGATGGAAGAGAGCGATATCAGTCTGGGAACAATACTTGGCTCCATTGCGTTTAATGTCCTCTTCATTCTTGGCATTCTAGGATTGGTGTTCGGCTCG TCGCCAAAACTGTCTTGGTGGCCGATGATTCGTGATTTGGTTTGTTACGTGATTAGTGTCATCGCACTGACAGTGGTTATTATGGATGGAAGAGTTTATTG GTACGAGGCATTGATTATGATAGCAATGTACGTTGGCTATGTGTTATTGATGCATTTCAACGCGTCCATGAGGCAGACTGCTGAAACATTCGTCGAAAGCTGCTGGACGGGCAAGAAGGCTGAAACTGACGACGAACTGCGAACCCTGAACGTGAAAGCAAACGGGATCGTTAAGACAGAATCAGTCTTCTCATCGTCGACTTGCAATAACGGTGCCATCACTATTGAACTCG ACTCTGCGTCGCATACCGAGAAAGAActaaaagatgaaaacaaagaTAACAGCTGTACACCTCGTCCACCGGACGGAATCATGGCACGAGTCGGTTGGACTTTTACCATACCAATCAGAGTGGCATTCTGTCTGACCATACCGGACTGTACCAAACCAAGGTGgagaaaattttacatgttgACGATAGTGATGACAGCTTGTTGGTTAGGAGCACTGTCCTATATATTGATATGGATGGCAACTATTGCGG GCACTATATTTGGAATGCCAGATTCCGTTATGGCGCTAATCTTCCTCGGTGCTGGCAGCAGTGTCCCTGATCTCGTGGCAAGTTTTCTAGTCGCCAAGAAAG GTGGTTGGGACATGGCAGTTGCTAATTGTCTAGGCAGCAATATATTTGAGGTGCTTCTATGTCTGTCTATACCGTGGATTTTCGCCGCTGTGACTGTGTCTGAACATTGTGTGCAGTTCATTTCGGAGGGGatgtcgttcatatccgttatGTTGATCCTCGTCATCGTGGTCACGTGGTTCATCATCGCTTGCAACGGCTGGAAGTTGGACCGCAAACTTGGCGTTCTCAACATGTTCCTATACGTGGCATTCACAGCGGGGACACTTCTCTTCAGCGTGTATGTTGCTCCAAGCATCCTTCCCAGCTGTGGTTAG